The segment CTGCATCCAGAGGCTGGGAGATCTGGACTGCAggaaccagcagctcctctgctctgtctCCCCAAAACCCTAAGCCTAAccctttcccttctgctctgctcccagagaagctgcatgATCTGATGAAGAAGAAGGTGTTTGAGGCAGCCTTTCCCCTGCACAAGGTGAGGGTGAGCACACAGTGCCTGGGTGGAAAATCCAGGAGAtgtggaagaggagcaggatggggtgggggggacCTGTGGGTGACTGGAGCTGCACAAAGAGCTCGCTGGGTGAAGGGCACAGCAAAGTTctggcagctgccctgcagctgggcagggcattAAGGCTGCCCTGATGTTCCTGCATCCAACCAACTTCTCTGCTCTCCAGAAAGAAGAGATAAGGGAAATACTAAAGAAGAAGTGGGCTCGCTGGAGAGTTCTATTCAAGGAACAGCCAATTGAGCAGATCAGGTAACACAGGCACAAGACACAGATCTTTCTAACCAGGAGGTCCCAACTGAAACCCAGAGAGCTCAATGCCCTTTGCCAGGTTCCTGCATTGTCTTAAAAATCATTAGTTTGAATCTGGCTCTTCTCAGAAGCACtgggctgcctctgcagcttccAAAGCTCTTAGCCTGAGGGTTTATCCCTGTGGCTCCAAGCTCCATCTGCTAATCCTGCAGCATCAAACACCCCCCTCGTCTCTGAGGACTGTAATGAACCTGTTTTAGTTTCCAGCCACATTCAGAAGGCAGAAGAGGTGGGAATGGAGCATCAGtgctgcacagccagcctgAGGCTGAACTCGGGGCAGTAAAGGCAACATGGGGCTCCTACAACCACATGAAATCCCAGGAAAGAGCACGGCTCTTGTTTCTGAAAACTAACTCTGTGGGCAAGGGAGGGAGGGCAAAAAGAACGTGTTACTTTATAAACCTGCTGGGGGCTCAGGTAGAGAGGGGAGATCTTACAATAGAGGTGCACCTCTGACAACTGGCATGGGATGCAAGGCTCCCAGTCCCTCAGTCAGTAGATCATTTCTTATCCACAACTCCAACCTGCTCCCCACACCATAAAAACTGAGATACTGCCACCATGGGCATTTCCTAGTGACTCCCAAAATCTGATCTCCCACCTCACCTTTCCTCCTAGGTGCTATTTTGGAGAGAAGGTGGCCTTGTActttgcctggctgggctggtACACCTACCTGCTGATTTTTGCTGCCGTGGCTGGGCTGGCAACGGTGGCAGCTGGGGCTACTGTTTTCAGTTCCAGCCAGGTGAGGTAAGGCACTTGGGAATGCCAAATGCACATCccatccagctctgcaggtggctcTGAGGCACCCTTGTCCCCCTTGgcttctcttctcctttcttccaGCAAGGAGATCTGTGATGCCAACAACACCATCATGTGCCCGCTCTGTGACCAGAACTGCTCGTTCTGGCTCCTCTCTGACACCTGCACCTATGCCAAGGTAGGGAACCCCCTTTCCAGGGCAGGGTAAAGGATGGGGAAACACTCCCAGCTCATGCTGCTCCCACATCACCAAAAAGAAGCCCCACCCCAGATCATTTTGCCCTCCTGTAGCACCTTTACCTGTCTCGGGGGAGATGAGCATGCCAAGACCCTGAGGTACCACAGGCCCTGCACCTCAGTGCCTCATCACACTCCTCCCTCATCTCTTCCAGGTCACTCACATGATTGATAATGAGGCCACGGTGGTGTTTGCCATGTTCATGGCCATCTGGGGTAGGTGTCCATGCCTGGGTGCCCAGCATGTGTGGTTGGGAGAGGGAGCAGAAGGTGGAAAAAGAAACACCAACACAGCTTCACCCTTTGGGAGAGGTTTATATCTCCTCCACTTCCAGAGCCTTCGGCTCCCCTTCCAGACACAGTAAGAGACAAAAACACCCTGGTGATATCCTCCAACTCCCCAAATATTCCTTTTACCTGAAGCTTGTCCTACCTGAAGCTTCTGCTCAGCATAGCCTCCTCAAAGGCACCCAGCAattttccagcagctgcctATAAATGGCCACAACCACAGGATGGAGGGGCCTCCAGACTCCTCCTCCACATTCCCAAATCACTGCAGGGCCCTGTGGGATGATGGGATCCCATCACTGCCTTAGTTACACACCCATCTGGCTTTTCCACAGCCTATTCCCTGACCAGCCATCTCGGGAGTGGGCTGGGTGTCCCACCTGCAAAGCCATGGCACAGTCCTGAGTGTGGGCTGGCTCACACAGGGACACAATCAGAAGCATCCATCCAATTAACATAAGGGGTGGTTGGAATTGGAGTTGGAGAGGTGTAGCCTTGCCAGGGAGCAGTGCAGGACCCCCATTCCACCTGAAAAGTGACTtatcccaaattccctctgGACACACTAGACCAGGCCAGTGAAAGCTCACCTGCACCATCCCTGTTCCCTCACTGTCCAGGGCCCTTCCAGGTCACCAAGGCACAGAGGGGACTGCCTGTCCATGGGCCAAGGGCAGTCCAGGCTGGTTTGCCAGCAGGTTGGATGTGATGTGACTCTCTGGGAGACAGAGGGGTGGCATTCAGAGCCATTCCTAAGTGTCACTGCACTTTCTCCTTCCCAATCCAGCCACTGTATTCCTGGAGctgtggaagagagagagagccaaTGTGGTCACCAGCTGGAACCTGTATGGGTGGGATGAAGAAGAGGTGAGGACATCATCTTTCCTGCACAGTGCTTCCCCTTTCAGGGCAGGAGTCACCTGGATCTCTAAAAGACACATCAGAGGGGTCCCTTGCCCAGACTGAACTCAATCAGGCTTGGCCTGATTGTGGGTTGGGTGCTCACCCCTGTCCTTCTCCAGCACTGCTCATCCCATATGTCCACTGACACAAGTGGCACAAAGCACTGCTGGGtcctttctttcccatttttgacttgaatatataattttttgaaggaggagctggctctgcagctgatCAACAACCCCCAGCACGAACCCCGGCTGTACCAGCACTCCTACCTGCGCAGCACCATCGTCCTCATCTTGGCCCTGCTGATGGTACGTGCCAGCTGACAACAGGAACATTTGGTTTAAGGGCACATGGACAAAGGAGCAAAGATGCAGATCAGGTTTTTGGGACGCTTCCATGCCCATCACAAGGATCCTGGGGCTTCCTCATGCTCACACCTCACTGTGCTGACAGCAGGGGCCACCCACCCTTCGGGGACCTGGGCTGAAGGCTCTGCTCTTGCAGTGAGGATCAAAGCAGTGACATGGAGAGCAGGAAGATACAAATTCCAATGCACTTGTCCCTGCTGTGGGTCAATGGAGACTGGCTCAGGTGCAGACATAGAATCCTGGAATCACAGAACGTTaaggcttggaagggaccttattTAGTCCCAAgccccatgccatgggcagggacatccccaCTACTCCAGGTTGTTCaaggccttgaacactgccagcgTTGGGGCATTCACAacatccctggggagcctgttccagtatctccccaccctcacagggaagaatttcttcctaacatccagCCTAAATTTCCCCTCCTTCAGTTTGTACCCGTTACTCCTTGTCCCATCACTACACCCACCTCACAAACTTGTCGGCCTCCACCAAAGGGCCCTGGTTTGCCTTTAAGGGCACCATCAGGGGCGATGGAGCACTGCCCTGGGTGGCTCCTgagccctcctgtccctccccacaGATCATGGTGCTGATTGGCATTGCCCACGCACTCGTCATCTACCGGGCGGTGGCCATGGCGGTGTTCACGCAGAGCGACACGAGCCTGCTGAGCAAGCACGCCGACATTGTCGCCGTGATGACGGGGGCCGTGCTGCACTAcctcaccatcatcatcatgaCCAAGGTGGGGAGACAcacagcctgcctggcagcGTTTCCCCATGGCCAACTCCCCCCCTGCTCATCGTAtccctctgtcctgcaggtCAACTGGAGCGTGGCCCTCTTCCTCTGCGACCTGGGTAAGGGAAATAAATGGGGTGTGTCCCACCTGCAGCGCCCAGccagcctcccatccccttccctgcctccacCAGCACAAGGCGattcccagccagctccagacAAGGGGGCCAGCAGCCCCCAAGGACACACTCACCTGTGCCCACATGCTGtcccacagccagctctgcagggctgagaCCTGGCCTGAGCAGGaagccatcccagctccaggagaggtCACAACATGAAATTCCTCTCAGCTCTAAGGCCCTTTCTCCCTCAGCTCATGGCTCTGAGGGACCTCCCTGCTTGGCTGGACTTACCTCCCTCAGAGGGCTTGCGTGGAGGGCAGGGAAGACTTCATGAGTGGCAGATGCCCTTTGGACCTTCAGAGCTGTGGTGGCGCCCATGGGGGAGCAGGGCAAGGTCCCACTGCTCTATGAGCAAGCCACTGGGCATTGTTCCCTTTCCTAGAGAAACCACGGACCTTCTCCCAGCGTGAGAACAGCTTCACTGTGAAGATCTTCCTCTTTCAGTTCTTCACACACTTCTCCTCGCTCATCTACATCGCCTTCTTCCTGGGACGGTGAGTGGAGAACACCGGGCAGCCAGGGTTGGGGATGGCTGTTCCTGACTCTCCCCAGGGTGTAcggacagcccagcccctctgccctccccaccaGGCACAGGGACCCCATCTGGGACTCAGGAGGGCCATGACCCCATGGGTGTCACTGTTGCTTCCTTGCTCAGGGTCAATGGCCACCCAGGGCACTACGTGCGCATCGCTGGCCACTGGAGGCTGGAGGAGGTGAGGCACCCGCTCTCTGACCCCACAAACaactcctcctcttccttccctaCTGCCCAGGCAGCCTCTGGGAAGCTCAGCTTCCTCCCATAGCACCTGCCAAGGGTCCCTTGGGCCCAGCCACCCTGCGCTACCCCTGCCTTGTTgtcccctccagtgccaccctaGCGGCTGCATCACCGACCTCTTCATCCAGATGGCTGTCATCATGGTGCTCAAGCAGACCATCAGCAACATCATGGAGTATCTCATCCCGTAAGCTCCCCACACGGGCACTTTCCACAGAGAGGAACCCTGGccttctgccttttccccttcctccagggatgtgctggcagcagcccagccctgctgtcctctgCAGGCAGCCACACAAATCCCTctctcccactgcagctggaTATCCCACCAGCTAcggaagaagaaaaagcaccCCCAGAGGAGAAGTCTGATGttaggagaggaggaggaggcagaggaccCCTGCAAAAGGCAGTGGCTGAATAACTATGAACTCAACGAGGTCAATGTCTTCAGCTTGTTCAACGAGTACCTGGAGATAGGTACGTGGGGCAGATCCTTGGCTGGGGAGTGATGGATGCTAGGAAGACCATACACAGGCAAGGAGACACAGCTCCACACCCAGCCCCGCTCTGAGAGCCCTGGGACACCAAGATCATTCCCAAATGAGAGAGCAAGCAACTGTGCTAGCCTTTGGGCCTGCCTCAGACCTCCTCCCCTTCCAGGGCCACGGCTGTAACCCCAGGGtgtgcctgtgcctggctggCTCCACTATCCCCACAGATCCCACTCTCTGACAGCCCTGTGAGAGCTGGGCATCCCCAGGATGTGGCTATCTCCTCTTCCACCCCTCTGACCCAAGCCACAAAGCAGGACAAACCCAAGCAGAGGGGGACATCCCCTCTGTGGTGGCTTCACTCCAGCACCTGTGTTTGCCTTTGCCCTCCGCAGTGATCCAGTACAGCTTCACCACCATCTTCGTGGCAGCCTTTCCCCTGGCCCCGCTGCTGGCCCTCATCAACAATGTCATCGAGATCCACATGGACGCCATCAAGATGATGCGGCTGCGCCGGCGCATGGTGCCCAGGAAGGCCAAGGACATCGGTGAGAGGGGtcctgccagcaccagcccaagccccccacagccctgggacagcacagggggagCCATGGGTCACAGAAGGACAAGCTGCTTAGACTCTGCCAGAGGCTGAAGTGCAGCTTGGAGGCTCCTTGCTTGACCTGGCCATGCTAaagctgtccctgagctggaATGGTGGCAGTGAGacctcacctgctgctcctctcccacagGGATCTGGCTGCAGGTCCTAGAGGCCATTGGCATCCTGGCTGTCATTGGGAATGGGCTGGTGATCGCCATCACCTCCGACTTCATCCCTGTGCAGGTCTACAAGTACATGTACAGCCCCTGCACGAGGGAGAACCACACCAGCATGGAGTGAGTTCAGCTCTGAGAcagtccctgcccacagcatcCCCACGGCCCTGTACCCACAGCCAtgtcccctcctgcctcagTGCCACCACTGCAGGAGCACAAGACAGCTCAGCTGTCCCCCAAAGCAAggtgggggggaaagggggacaTTCCCACATGGCATCATCACATCATCCCTGTAATGGGTAAACTGACTGGAAAGAGCAGTGTGTAACACTGGAGAGCTACAGGATTCCCAGGATGCAAGCACGTGCtctctcctgccctccctctgtTTCTCTAAGCCTTGTCAGACTGACCCAATTCAAACTGGGCAGAAACCTCTGAGCCCTCCACTTCCACCAGGCTTCGTGTAAGTGGGCAGTGAGAGCCCCAGGTGGGTTCTGCTTCCCCAGAACCGGAGGAACAACCCGTGCTCaacctgctccttccccacagctgctccactGGGTACATCAACAACAGCCTCTCCGTATTCCAAATCCAGGACTTCGAGCCCCACACTAAGGTGCTGCCAGAATTTAAAGGGGAAAGGATCAAGGAGTGCAGGTAAGAGCAGccccctgccaccccctgtC is part of the Molothrus aeneus isolate 106 chromosome 6, BPBGC_Maene_1.0, whole genome shotgun sequence genome and harbors:
- the ANO9 gene encoding anoctamin-9, whose amino-acid sequence is MKDPAGAGYTSARANLQDEILLTPCRESPAEDTDSFASPNEEKWDFVLVSDIHEMGSEKEIKRKKFLDELSKKGFTIKKIEDTKLFYGVRAPPHIFWKYQCLLTNPNSRQQNSSTYQDVPVTTRIRVVHFILQNTVTSDLEKLHDLMKKKVFEAAFPLHKKEEIREILKKKWARWRVLFKEQPIEQIRCYFGEKVALYFAWLGWYTYLLIFAAVAGLATVAAGATVFSSSQVSKEICDANNTIMCPLCDQNCSFWLLSDTCTYAKVTHMIDNEATVVFAMFMAIWATVFLELWKRERANVVTSWNLYGWDEEEEELALQLINNPQHEPRLYQHSYLRSTIVLILALLMIMVLIGIAHALVIYRAVAMAVFTQSDTSLLSKHADIVAVMTGAVLHYLTIIIMTKVNWSVALFLCDLEKPRTFSQRENSFTVKIFLFQFFTHFSSLIYIAFFLGRVNGHPGHYVRIAGHWRLEECHPSGCITDLFIQMAVIMVLKQTISNIMEYLIPWISHQLRKKKKHPQRRSLMLGEEEEAEDPCKRQWLNNYELNEVNVFSLFNEYLEIVIQYSFTTIFVAAFPLAPLLALINNVIEIHMDAIKMMRLRRRMVPRKAKDIGIWLQVLEAIGILAVIGNGLVIAITSDFIPVQVYKYMYSPCTRENHTSMDCSTGYINNSLSVFQIQDFEPHTKVLPEFKGERIKECRYRDYRNADDYTYTVQFWHIFAARLAFLILFEHVALCVKLIAAWYIPDVPQRVKNKILTGKHENLRNELSTAEYSTEV